A stretch of Endozoicomonas sp. SCSIO W0465 DNA encodes these proteins:
- the rplD gene encoding 50S ribosomal protein L4 produces the protein MELKVNGADAVQVSDVTFGTEFNETLVHQAVVAFMAGARQGTRAQKSRSDVSGGGRKPWRQKGSGRARAGTIRSPLWRGGGKTFAAKPQNHAQKLNKKMYRAALRSILSELVRQERLVVVEQFAVESPKTKLVVAKLNELNANGALIVADEVDQNIYLAARNIPHVDVRDVQGIDPVSLVAHEKVVMTVSAIKKFEEMLG, from the coding sequence ATGGAACTGAAGGTAAACGGTGCAGATGCCGTTCAGGTCTCAGACGTGACTTTTGGCACTGAATTCAACGAAACCCTGGTTCACCAGGCGGTTGTTGCATTCATGGCCGGTGCGCGTCAAGGCACCAGAGCTCAGAAAAGCCGCAGCGACGTAAGTGGCGGTGGTCGTAAGCCCTGGCGTCAGAAAGGTTCCGGTCGTGCACGCGCCGGTACTATCCGCAGCCCACTGTGGCGCGGGGGCGGCAAGACCTTTGCTGCCAAACCACAGAATCATGCTCAAAAGCTGAACAAGAAGATGTATCGCGCAGCACTGCGCTCCATCTTGTCCGAGCTGGTTCGTCAGGAGCGTCTGGTAGTGGTTGAGCAGTTCGCTGTTGAATCACCAAAGACCAAGCTGGTTGTTGCCAAGCTGAATGAACTGAACGCTAACGGCGCGTTGATCGTTGCTGATGAAGTGGATCAGAACATTTATCTGGCCGCTCGCAACATTCCTCACGTGGATGTTCGTGACGTGCAGGGCATTGATCCGGTTAGCCTGGTTGCTCACGAGAAAGTCGTGATGACCGTGTCTGCCATCAAGAAGTTCGAGGAGATGCTGGGATGA
- the rpsJ gene encoding 30S ribosomal protein S10: MSQQSKQSSQAQQIRIRLKAFDHRLIDQSTQEIVDTAKRTGAQVRGPIPLPTRKERFTVLISPHVNKDARDQYEIRTHKRLLDIIEPTEKTVDALMKLDLAAGVEVQISLG; the protein is encoded by the coding sequence ATGAGCCAACAATCAAAGCAGTCCTCACAGGCGCAGCAAATTCGTATTCGCCTGAAGGCTTTTGACCATCGCCTGATTGACCAGTCTACGCAGGAAATCGTTGATACTGCAAAAAGAACTGGTGCGCAGGTTCGTGGTCCAATCCCTCTGCCAACACGAAAAGAACGTTTTACGGTACTGATTTCTCCACACGTCAACAAAGACGCCCGTGACCAGTATGAGATCCGTACCCATAAGCGTCTTCTCGACATTATCGAGCCCACCGAAAAAACTGTAGACGCACTGATGAAACTGGATCTGGCAGCCGGTGTCGAAGTGCAGATCAGTCTCGGTTAA
- a CDS encoding proton-conducting transporter membrane subunit: protein MTHWLLVMPVFIPLLTATACAFSFRASSLSSVISWCGAIANLCVALLLMQQVISGGLQVTAFGDWKAPFGIVFVADLLSASMVLITAIIGTAIVLYSTADLRSKPFYAIYHSLIHALLAGVMGSFLTGDIFNLYVFFEVMLITSFGLMVLNANKQQVDAAVKYVVLNLISTMVFLLAIGLLYGATGTLNMADLHAKVAQLPDTTMMLVSGLFLFGFAIKASAFPVFSWLPASYHHLPSAIVALYAALLTKVGVYALMRVFTVVFDLVDSGYQPLLIVIAGLTMLTGVLGAASQFNIKRILSFHIISQIGYMLMGLAIYTPLAITGAIFYIIHHIIVKANLFLIGGFLKRKQGSDNLRELGGAYSAMPWLALLFLIPAFSLAGFPPLSGFWGKFLVIKASLLTEDYLLAATALFVGLMTIYSMTKIWAEAFWKPLPENAAAPITLTWKENCLYIVPIAALAVITILIGLVVEPIYQLAETSATNLLNPQPYIEAVLGNDTRSYTTELSLLTGGSQQ from the coding sequence ATGACGCATTGGCTGCTGGTTATGCCTGTTTTTATTCCGTTGCTTACCGCAACGGCCTGCGCCTTCAGCTTTCGTGCCAGTTCACTGTCGTCTGTGATCAGCTGGTGCGGTGCGATCGCCAATCTGTGTGTCGCCCTATTGCTGATGCAACAGGTTATCTCAGGAGGACTGCAGGTGACCGCTTTTGGGGACTGGAAAGCCCCCTTCGGTATTGTCTTTGTTGCTGACCTGCTGTCTGCCAGCATGGTATTGATTACTGCCATTATCGGTACCGCCATTGTGCTATACAGCACCGCCGATTTACGCAGCAAACCGTTCTATGCTATTTATCACAGCCTGATTCATGCGCTGCTGGCCGGTGTTATGGGCAGCTTTTTAACCGGAGACATCTTCAACCTCTATGTATTTTTTGAAGTCATGCTGATTACTTCATTTGGCTTGATGGTGCTGAACGCAAATAAGCAGCAAGTGGATGCTGCGGTGAAATACGTCGTACTCAACCTGATATCCACCATGGTTTTCCTGCTGGCTATCGGTCTGCTTTATGGTGCTACCGGTACATTGAATATGGCCGACCTGCACGCCAAAGTTGCACAGCTGCCGGACACCACCATGATGCTTGTTTCCGGGCTGTTTCTCTTTGGTTTTGCCATCAAGGCATCGGCGTTCCCGGTCTTCTCCTGGCTGCCAGCATCCTACCATCACCTGCCCAGCGCCATCGTTGCCCTGTACGCTGCGCTGCTGACCAAGGTTGGCGTTTACGCCTTGATGCGGGTCTTCACTGTCGTGTTTGACCTTGTTGACAGTGGTTACCAGCCATTACTGATTGTGATTGCCGGCCTGACCATGCTCACCGGCGTTCTCGGTGCTGCCAGCCAGTTCAATATTAAACGAATACTGTCGTTTCATATTATCAGTCAGATTGGGTATATGCTGATGGGGCTGGCCATCTATACACCGCTGGCCATTACCGGGGCGATTTTCTACATCATCCATCACATTATTGTTAAGGCTAATCTGTTCCTGATTGGCGGCTTTCTGAAACGTAAACAGGGCAGCGATAACCTGCGTGAGCTCGGTGGTGCCTATAGCGCCATGCCCTGGCTGGCGCTGCTGTTCTTAATTCCGGCTTTCTCTCTGGCCGGCTTTCCACCACTGTCCGGTTTCTGGGGCAAGTTTCTGGTGATCAAGGCAAGCCTGCTAACTGAAGACTATCTGCTGGCTGCAACTGCGTTGTTTGTTGGTCTGATGACCATTTACTCCATGACTAAAATCTGGGCAGAAGCGTTCTGGAAACCGCTGCCGGAGAATGCAGCAGCACCCATTACCCTGACGTGGAAGGAAAACTGCCTGTACATCGTACCCATTGCGGCACTGGCGGTGATTACCATTCTGATCGGTTTGGTGGTCGAGCCCATTTATCAGCTGGCAGAAACCTCCGCAACAAACCTGCTTAACCCACAGCCGTACATTGAAGCAGTGCTGGGCAACGACACCCGCTCGTATACGACGGAGCTCTCTTTACTCACAGGAGGGTCGCAACAATGA
- a CDS encoding Na+/H+ antiporter subunit C, translating into MEFLWCLVVGLMTACGVFLMLERHIVRFLFGMILVSNAINLAIFVAGRLTRGNPPLIASDALLPAAGYANPLPQALILTAIVIGFGLLLFTLLLAYRAIKELGTADMDKMQHAEAGQ; encoded by the coding sequence ATGGAATTTCTCTGGTGCCTGGTCGTCGGTCTGATGACGGCCTGCGGTGTTTTCCTGATGCTGGAACGCCATATCGTGCGCTTTCTGTTCGGTATGATTCTGGTCAGTAATGCCATCAACCTGGCCATTTTTGTCGCCGGCCGATTAACCCGTGGTAATCCACCGTTGATTGCCAGTGACGCTTTACTGCCTGCTGCCGGTTACGCAAACCCACTGCCTCAGGCACTCATTCTTACTGCTATCGTGATCGGTTTCGGCCTGCTGTTATTCACCTTATTACTGGCCTATCGCGCCATCAAAGAGCTTGGCACTGCTGACATGGATAAAATGCAACACGCGGAGGCCGGGCAATGA
- a CDS encoding IS4 family transposase: MLPLSPKPWSELTFGCADLGDTRRTKRLVKVAAELSAHTGNSLSSSCEGYTALVTGAYRLIENEAVKPEAIAEAGFQATAKIARQSRLLLALEDTTTLGYKHAVRSELGDLGGPEGSKTRGFHVHSVFLVDADTERSIGLIDQERWVREDVQRGKKNQRRQLPYEGKESFKWQRASENTEQRMGGKMPDIISVCDREADIYEYMHYKLDNRQRFVVRATQNRILVDGELLLFDSLAQTEVLGKYTIVVPQKGGRKKRKATLQVKRKKMTIQAPQRPGGRPEPVTMNIVSAEEIGNDSEDRLHWVLLTTEDIETFEDCRSIIRFHELRWRIEEFHKAWKSGAGVERLRLQSPDNIERLAVILMFLITTDPTS; encoded by the coding sequence ATGCTTCCACTTTCTCCTAAACCATGGTCAGAACTAACTTTTGGATGTGCTGATTTGGGCGATACTCGACGTACAAAACGACTTGTCAAAGTTGCTGCCGAGCTTTCAGCTCATACCGGTAATTCTTTGTCATCTTCATGCGAAGGTTATACCGCACTGGTAACTGGAGCTTACCGGCTGATTGAGAATGAGGCCGTAAAGCCTGAAGCAATAGCTGAGGCAGGCTTTCAGGCAACTGCCAAAATAGCGAGACAGTCTCGCCTACTTCTGGCTCTCGAAGATACAACAACCCTGGGTTATAAACATGCTGTCAGATCCGAGCTTGGTGATCTTGGAGGTCCTGAAGGCTCTAAAACCAGAGGATTCCACGTCCACTCTGTCTTCTTGGTTGATGCGGATACAGAGCGAAGCATTGGGCTTATTGATCAAGAACGATGGGTTAGAGAGGACGTTCAGCGGGGGAAAAAGAACCAACGTCGTCAGCTACCTTACGAGGGAAAGGAAAGCTTTAAGTGGCAAAGAGCCTCTGAAAACACAGAACAAAGGATGGGGGGTAAAATGCCTGACATCATCAGTGTTTGCGACCGGGAGGCGGATATATACGAATATATGCACTACAAACTGGATAACCGACAGCGGTTTGTTGTAAGAGCTACACAAAACAGAATCCTGGTGGATGGCGAACTCTTATTATTTGATTCCTTAGCTCAGACTGAAGTGTTGGGGAAATATACGATAGTGGTTCCTCAAAAAGGAGGTAGAAAGAAGCGAAAGGCAACGCTGCAGGTCAAAAGAAAGAAGATGACAATACAGGCGCCGCAAAGGCCAGGCGGCAGGCCGGAACCGGTAACTATGAATATTGTGTCGGCTGAAGAGATTGGCAATGACTCCGAAGACCGTTTGCACTGGGTACTATTGACAACTGAAGATATTGAAACATTCGAAGACTGTCGCTCTATCATTCGATTTCACGAGCTCCGATGGCGAATAGAAGAGTTCCATAAGGCTTGGAAATCGGGAGCAGGAGTAGAAAGGCTTCGTCTGCAATCTCCGGATAACATTGAACGACTTGCGGTCATATTAATGTTCCTGATTACCACCGACCCTACGTCGTGA
- the rplB gene encoding 50S ribosomal protein L2, translating into MAVIKCKPTSPGRRFVVKVVNPDLHKGRPYAPLLEKKGKTGGRNNAGRITTRHRGGGHKQHYRIVDFRRNKDGIPAVVERLEYDPNRTAHIALLKYMDGERRYIIAPKGVKAGDELFSGVDAPIKAGNTLPLRNIPQGSIVHCVEMKPGKGAQMIRSAGASAQLVARDGAYVTLRLRSGEMRKVLADCRATLGEVSNSEHNLRSLGKAGAKRWRGVRPTVRGVAMNPVDHPHGGGEGRTSGGRHPVTPWGVPTKGRKTRSNKRTDKMIVRRRSAK; encoded by the coding sequence ATGGCAGTAATCAAATGCAAGCCGACTTCTCCAGGTCGCCGCTTCGTTGTCAAGGTAGTTAACCCTGACCTCCACAAGGGCCGTCCTTACGCGCCTCTGTTGGAAAAGAAAGGCAAAACTGGTGGTCGCAACAATGCTGGTCGTATCACTACCCGTCATCGCGGGGGTGGTCACAAGCAGCACTATCGTATCGTCGATTTTCGTCGCAACAAGGACGGCATTCCAGCGGTTGTTGAGCGTCTGGAATACGATCCAAACCGTACTGCGCACATCGCCCTGTTGAAATACATGGACGGTGAGCGTCGTTACATTATCGCACCTAAAGGTGTGAAAGCCGGTGATGAGCTGTTCTCCGGTGTCGATGCCCCGATCAAGGCTGGTAATACTCTGCCGCTGCGCAATATTCCACAGGGTTCCATCGTACACTGTGTAGAAATGAAGCCTGGTAAAGGCGCTCAGATGATTCGCAGTGCTGGTGCTTCTGCCCAGCTGGTCGCTCGTGACGGTGCTTACGTTACCCTGCGTCTGCGTTCCGGTGAAATGCGTAAAGTATTGGCTGACTGTCGCGCCACTCTGGGCGAAGTCTCTAACAGTGAGCACAACCTGCGCTCTCTGGGTAAAGCGGGTGCTAAGCGCTGGCGTGGTGTGCGTCCGACCGTTCGTGGTGTTGCCATGAACCCGGTAGATCACCCACATGGTGGTGGTGAAGGTCGTACTTCCGGTGGTCGTCATCCTGTGACGCCATGGGGTGTTCCGACCAAGGGTCGCAAGACTCGTTCCAACAAGCGTACGGACAAAATGATCGTACGTCGTCGCAGCGCGAAGTAA
- the rplW gene encoding 50S ribosomal protein L23 — protein MNQERIFKVLLGPHISEKATVVAEEHNQYVFKVAKDATKLEIKKAVEQLFEVSVKAVRTAVVKGKTKRTRFGMGQRSDWKKAYVSLEQGQEIDFADAE, from the coding sequence ATGAACCAGGAACGTATTTTTAAAGTTCTGCTTGGTCCGCACATTTCCGAGAAGGCCACTGTCGTTGCTGAAGAGCACAACCAGTACGTCTTCAAGGTAGCTAAGGACGCAACCAAGCTCGAAATCAAAAAAGCTGTTGAGCAGCTGTTTGAAGTCAGCGTTAAAGCTGTCAGGACTGCCGTTGTTAAGGGCAAGACCAAGCGTACTCGTTTCGGTATGGGCCAGCGCTCAGACTGGAAAAAGGCTTACGTCAGCCTGGAGCAAGGTCAGGAAATTGACTTCGCGGACGCGGAATAA
- a CDS encoding MnhB domain-containing protein has protein sequence MSSIIFRTSAHFVTVLMLVFSVYLLLRGHNNPGGGFIAGLIAVIAFALLMLAETTGYVRDRLVYPPAVFAGSGVLIALLAGLLPLFFGQPFLSGLWWGKMGSPLLFDIGIYLAVIGSVLMVLLNVEEELS, from the coding sequence ATGTCATCGATTATTTTTCGTACCAGTGCCCATTTCGTCACGGTGCTGATGCTGGTGTTTTCCGTCTACCTGCTGTTGCGCGGCCACAACAATCCGGGCGGTGGGTTTATCGCGGGTCTTATTGCGGTGATTGCCTTTGCCCTGTTAATGCTGGCTGAAACCACTGGCTATGTGCGCGACCGCCTGGTCTATCCACCTGCGGTCTTTGCCGGCTCCGGTGTATTAATAGCGCTTCTGGCCGGACTGCTGCCACTGTTCTTTGGACAGCCTTTTCTCTCTGGTCTGTGGTGGGGCAAAATGGGTAGCCCACTGTTGTTTGACATCGGCATCTATCTTGCCGTGATCGGCTCCGTACTGATGGTCCTGCTCAATGTGGAAGAGGAGTTAAGTTAA
- the rplC gene encoding 50S ribosomal protein L3 encodes MTIGLVGKKRGMTRVFTEDGASIPVTVIEVDPNRVTQVKTLETDGYTAIQVTSGSKKSSRLSKPEAGHFAKAGVEAGSGLWEFRIDADAEYKAGDVIGVDLFEQGQKVDVTGQSKGKGFQGAIKRWNFRMQDATHGNSLSHRAPGSIGQCQTPGRVFKGKKMAGHMGAENVTVQSLELVRVDSERNLLLVKGAVPGATGADVIVRPAVKARAHA; translated from the coding sequence ATGACTATTGGATTAGTCGGCAAGAAACGCGGTATGACCCGTGTTTTCACCGAAGACGGTGCTTCCATACCAGTGACCGTAATTGAGGTAGATCCAAACCGTGTTACCCAGGTGAAAACCCTGGAAACCGATGGATACACTGCAATTCAGGTGACTTCTGGTAGCAAGAAAAGCAGCCGTCTGAGCAAGCCGGAAGCTGGCCACTTCGCCAAAGCAGGCGTTGAAGCTGGTTCTGGTCTCTGGGAATTCCGTATCGACGCTGACGCTGAATATAAAGCGGGCGACGTTATCGGTGTAGACCTGTTTGAGCAAGGTCAGAAAGTAGATGTTACCGGTCAGTCCAAGGGTAAGGGCTTCCAGGGTGCAATCAAGCGCTGGAACTTCCGTATGCAGGACGCCACGCACGGTAACTCGCTGTCTCACCGTGCACCTGGCTCTATCGGCCAGTGTCAGACTCCTGGTCGTGTCTTCAAAGGCAAGAAAATGGCTGGACATATGGGCGCGGAAAACGTGACCGTACAGTCCCTGGAACTCGTTCGCGTTGATAGCGAGCGTAACCTGCTGCTGGTCAAAGGCGCAGTACCCGGTGCAACCGGTGCTGACGTTATTGTTCGTCCAGCAGTTAAAGCACGTGCTCACGCCTGA
- a CDS encoding C40 family peptidase — protein sequence MKVNKNPGVVNNNCDNAETRNVGKTADQRKVGQHIAKRNFQFGIKFVAKLLSSYKISSTAINNKIKVQSDHANAAGAKVVEAANKMVGRYHWGPPAMNVDGGKNGMEELVKHGKPINEQSRLNCWEGVLQAGMKSGVLPEDELVKWMKKNEAMSSDFDYTGKITELFGMENSLPLHDTVPEPGDIILFYGNAHVALSMGGDQMLHLPNHNEFKEQSMTEFVDSVKSDDWLYASFLKSAAETACYVSDEEVSHKVYDKVCDFSEAVKDLKSGKMSKGRCGFKKRVAQEAFSDIESQLAVRVIKNPWGKMLDLIEN from the coding sequence ATGAAGGTTAACAAAAATCCGGGGGTGGTGAATAATAATTGTGATAACGCGGAAACCAGGAATGTTGGCAAGACAGCGGATCAGCGCAAAGTAGGCCAGCACATCGCAAAGCGTAACTTTCAGTTCGGTATCAAGTTTGTTGCGAAACTCTTGTCAAGCTATAAGATTTCATCAACAGCAATTAATAATAAGATAAAAGTTCAATCTGACCATGCCAATGCGGCAGGAGCTAAAGTAGTGGAGGCTGCCAATAAGATGGTTGGTCGGTATCACTGGGGACCGCCGGCGATGAATGTTGATGGTGGTAAAAATGGTATGGAAGAGCTGGTGAAACATGGCAAACCGATCAATGAGCAATCCAGGCTTAACTGTTGGGAGGGGGTTTTACAGGCGGGGATGAAAAGTGGAGTATTGCCTGAGGATGAACTGGTAAAATGGATGAAAAAAAACGAGGCCATGAGCAGCGACTTTGATTATACCGGGAAAATCACTGAGCTGTTTGGCATGGAGAATTCCTTACCTTTGCACGATACTGTTCCGGAACCGGGCGATATTATTCTCTTTTACGGTAACGCTCATGTAGCGCTTTCCATGGGTGGGGATCAAATGTTGCATTTGCCGAATCATAATGAATTTAAAGAGCAGTCAATGACCGAATTTGTTGATTCCGTCAAGAGTGATGATTGGCTGTACGCATCATTTCTTAAGAGTGCAGCAGAGACCGCATGCTATGTTTCTGACGAAGAAGTGAGCCACAAAGTTTATGACAAGGTTTGTGACTTTTCGGAAGCGGTAAAAGATTTGAAATCAGGCAAAATGTCTAAAGGGCGTTGCGGTTTTAAAAAACGAGTAGCTCAGGAGGCATTTTCAGACATAGAAAGTCAGTTGGCAGTCAGAGTAATTAAAAATCCGTGGGGAAAAATGCTCGACCTTATAGAAAATTAA
- a CDS encoding IS1595 family transposase, producing the protein MCKNTIQFQKGLGIMQFLANYGSEEQCENALSSWRWPDGFQCPKCGSRSFCKLHRKAEFQCNCCRCQTSLTSNTIFDSTKLPLATWFLGIYLVTQNKAGISCLTLHRQLGISYNAALRMKHKLMQVMMERDNSWQLSGFVQIDDAYWGGERHGGRRGRGSENKAPFVAAVQTDADNHPIYMKFNAVDNFRRKTIQEWAEHALKKGVRAVSDGLSCFRGIEDAGCQHTAIITGGGHASMENELFTWVNTMLGNVKTAITGTYHKLDPKHLGRYLSEFNYRFNRRFDMPSMISRLGRAAVNTAPMPDRLLKLPDVQWKPG; encoded by the coding sequence ATGTGTAAAAACACCATTCAGTTCCAAAAAGGCCTTGGCATTATGCAATTTCTGGCTAATTACGGCAGTGAAGAGCAGTGTGAGAACGCGCTGTCCTCTTGGCGCTGGCCAGATGGCTTCCAATGCCCGAAGTGTGGCTCCCGCAGTTTCTGCAAGCTTCACCGGAAAGCTGAATTCCAGTGCAATTGCTGCCGTTGCCAAACCTCGCTTACCAGTAACACTATCTTTGACTCAACAAAGCTGCCTCTAGCTACCTGGTTTCTGGGTATCTATCTCGTCACCCAGAATAAAGCGGGGATTTCTTGCCTGACGCTTCATCGACAACTTGGCATTTCCTACAATGCCGCATTGCGCATGAAACACAAACTCATGCAGGTCATGATGGAAAGAGATAACAGCTGGCAGTTGAGTGGTTTTGTTCAGATTGATGACGCCTATTGGGGCGGAGAGCGCCACGGAGGCCGCCGGGGCAGAGGCTCAGAGAACAAAGCCCCCTTCGTGGCCGCAGTTCAGACAGATGCTGATAACCACCCTATCTACATGAAGTTCAATGCCGTTGATAACTTCCGGCGAAAAACCATTCAGGAGTGGGCAGAACATGCCCTGAAAAAGGGTGTCCGGGCCGTCAGCGATGGCTTGTCCTGTTTCCGGGGTATTGAAGATGCCGGATGCCAGCACACAGCCATCATTACCGGTGGTGGGCATGCATCCATGGAGAATGAGTTGTTCACCTGGGTAAATACCATGCTGGGAAACGTGAAAACAGCGATTACCGGTACTTACCATAAGCTCGACCCCAAGCATCTGGGCCGTTATCTATCAGAGTTCAACTATCGGTTTAACCGGCGTTTTGATATGCCTTCAATGATCTCAAGGCTAGGTCGGGCTGCAGTCAATACAGCACCGATGCCGGATCGACTTCTCAAACTGCCAGACGTCCAGTGGAAACCGGGTTAG
- the mbhE gene encoding hydrogen gas-evolving membrane-bound hydrogenase subunit E codes for MIKRQLYAIAYMKAYKGRGAFHLYLTLFMLAMLGLVLADNLLLLFVFWELTTLTSYLLIGFNHEQEKSRKNALQAMLVTGSGGLALLAGLIMLGEMAGTYSLSAIITQGVLLSQHAWFTPSLLLILLGAFTKSAQFPFHFWLPGAMAAPTPVSAYLHSSTMVKAGVYLLARLLPLYGDSTLWFTLLCSAGAFTALWCAIQAYRQTDLKLMLAFSTNVILGQLVMLIGIGSSYAVTAALLLIAAHSFYKAGLFMVVGNIDKATGTREYHELAGLRAVLAISFTAALVTAASKAGLPPSFGFLSKEYLYKAGLEFGWALSGIMLLANAIMVALALLILIKPFLKPHHPKAAPMKAVEHNHLLWLPPMVLALLSVIVPVALLNWYQGLVIDPAAAVMLATPQVKTVKLWEGLNLPLLLSALTLLLGILLYVAYPRLKPRLDQLLSGLPSGPAVYQHLLDAVIKLANWQTHVLQHGHLTQYSLQFFLVLLAFLGTVLARALWPIHPLPSIEWGLYYYDVVLAVFLVIAAFVVVKARTLLLAVAALGTIGFLTTMVFLVYSAPDVAKTQLLVETLLVVFIAIVLRHLSAVSSVPRHSTSRRLVHAFVAAGIGISITLALWIITAVPMNQAISEFYAQTSVSGGKGRNIVNVILVDFRAFDTLGEAVVVVIAGLAAVAVLAGKRINKLVSDTDKEHR; via the coding sequence GTGATCAAGAGACAGCTCTATGCCATCGCTTATATGAAAGCCTACAAAGGTCGCGGTGCGTTTCATCTGTATCTGACCCTGTTTATGCTGGCCATGCTGGGTCTGGTGCTGGCCGATAACCTGCTATTGCTGTTCGTATTTTGGGAATTAACCACCCTCACCTCTTATCTGCTAATTGGCTTTAACCACGAACAGGAAAAATCCCGCAAGAACGCTCTGCAAGCCATGCTGGTTACCGGCAGCGGCGGTCTGGCACTGTTGGCGGGCCTGATTATGCTGGGCGAAATGGCGGGGACTTACAGCCTCAGTGCCATCATTACCCAAGGTGTTTTGCTGTCTCAGCACGCCTGGTTTACCCCATCACTGCTACTTATTCTGCTTGGTGCATTCACTAAATCGGCGCAATTTCCCTTTCATTTCTGGCTACCAGGTGCCATGGCTGCCCCCACACCGGTCAGCGCTTATCTACACTCGTCCACCATGGTGAAGGCCGGCGTTTATCTGTTGGCACGACTGCTGCCCTTGTATGGCGACAGCACGTTATGGTTCACCCTGCTGTGCAGTGCCGGTGCTTTTACTGCGCTGTGGTGCGCCATACAGGCTTACCGTCAGACTGACCTAAAACTGATGCTCGCCTTCAGTACCAATGTCATCCTGGGCCAGCTGGTGATGCTGATCGGCATCGGCAGCAGCTATGCCGTCACTGCCGCGTTACTGTTAATTGCCGCACACTCCTTTTATAAGGCCGGATTGTTTATGGTGGTCGGCAATATCGATAAGGCCACCGGCACCCGTGAATACCATGAGCTGGCCGGCCTGCGTGCGGTACTGGCCATCAGTTTCACCGCCGCTCTGGTAACCGCAGCTTCCAAAGCTGGTCTGCCGCCATCGTTTGGCTTTCTATCCAAGGAATACCTCTATAAAGCAGGCCTCGAATTTGGCTGGGCGCTTTCCGGCATCATGCTGCTGGCTAACGCCATCATGGTTGCTCTGGCATTGCTAATCCTGATCAAACCTTTTTTAAAACCTCATCACCCAAAAGCCGCACCAATGAAAGCCGTTGAGCATAATCATCTGCTGTGGTTGCCGCCCATGGTTCTGGCACTACTGTCAGTTATTGTGCCGGTAGCATTGCTGAACTGGTATCAGGGTCTGGTGATAGATCCTGCTGCTGCAGTGATGCTGGCAACCCCTCAGGTGAAAACGGTCAAACTCTGGGAGGGCTTAAACCTGCCACTGTTGTTGAGCGCACTCACGCTGTTACTCGGTATCCTGCTCTATGTAGCTTATCCACGCCTGAAACCAAGGCTCGACCAGCTCCTGTCCGGGTTACCCTCCGGGCCAGCGGTTTATCAGCACCTGCTGGATGCGGTGATTAAACTGGCGAACTGGCAAACCCATGTGTTGCAGCATGGCCACCTTACCCAATACAGCCTGCAGTTCTTCCTGGTGCTGCTGGCTTTTCTCGGGACAGTTCTTGCCAGAGCGCTCTGGCCAATACACCCACTGCCCTCTATTGAATGGGGCCTGTATTACTACGACGTCGTTCTTGCAGTCTTTCTGGTCATCGCCGCTTTTGTAGTGGTTAAAGCTCGTACCCTGCTACTGGCGGTTGCCGCACTTGGCACCATTGGCTTTCTGACCACCATGGTATTTCTGGTTTACAGCGCACCGGATGTTGCCAAAACACAGCTGCTGGTCGAAACCCTTCTGGTCGTCTTTATTGCCATCGTGTTGCGCCACTTATCCGCAGTCAGCTCCGTGCCCCGGCATTCAACGTCTCGCCGTCTGGTTCACGCCTTCGTTGCTGCAGGTATCGGGATCAGCATCACTCTGGCGCTGTGGATCATCACTGCCGTCCCCATGAATCAGGCAATCTCCGAGTTCTATGCCCAAACCAGCGTCAGCGGTGGCAAGGGACGCAATATCGTCAATGTTATCCTGGTGGATTTCCGAGCTTTCGACACCCTTGGTGAGGCCGTCGTGGTGGTCATTGCCGGACTGGCCGCCGTCGCCGTATTGGCCGGTAAACGGATTAATAAGCTGGTCTCTGATACCGACAAGGAGCACCGTTAA
- a CDS encoding IS4 family transposase, giving the protein MVIRLMFVAVRLMQIREALMLPNDRQHKDRKLWSEKTLANEVVSDDEWQVLWLTYEKKALPDKPPTVTWLLQTIARLGGWGDSKHTGQPGWLVVWEGWAKLQDRVKTWQIARQFSAGEM; this is encoded by the coding sequence GTGGTAATCAGGTTAATGTTTGTCGCTGTCAGACTAATGCAAATCCGTGAAGCATTAATGTTACCGAATGACAGGCAGCACAAAGACAGAAAGCTTTGGAGTGAAAAAACACTCGCGAATGAGGTGGTCAGTGATGATGAATGGCAGGTTCTCTGGCTAACCTATGAAAAAAAAGCGTTGCCCGATAAGCCGCCAACAGTCACTTGGCTGCTTCAAACGATTGCTCGGCTTGGTGGTTGGGGTGATTCAAAGCATACAGGGCAGCCCGGCTGGTTAGTGGTATGGGAAGGCTGGGCGAAATTGCAGGATCGGGTAAAAACCTGGCAGATAGCCCGGCAGTTCAGCGCTGGAGAGATGTGA